One window of Tenacibaculum maritimum NCIMB 2154 genomic DNA carries:
- a CDS encoding DUF6341 family protein: MIAGNIFRLIGSLFTDYLFIPFNWLRLTVRNWWSTNTVNWIFLVILLVLFAYWMKEAVRFKNEGTEDRA, translated from the coding sequence ATGATAGCAGGCAATATATTTAGATTGATTGGTAGTTTATTTACTGATTATTTATTCATTCCTTTTAATTGGTTACGTTTAACTGTTAGAAATTGGTGGTCAACAAATACAGTTAATTGGATATTTTTAGTAATTCTATTGGTTTTATTTGCGTACTGGATGAAAGAAGCTGTTCGTTTTAAAAACGAAGGAACAGAGGATAGAGCTTAA